The following nucleotide sequence is from Phycisphaera sp..
AGGGTGCGGCCGTGGCGGTCGTCCTCGTCGGTTTGCGAGGTGCGCCGCGTGAAGTCGATGGCGTAGGCCTCGAGGCGTCGGTAGTCGCTCGGGTCGACGATGGGCACGCCGCGGCTTGGGTCGATCGCTTCGACGCGGATGGCCTCGGCCAGCACTTCGGCCGGGAGTTCGAGGAGCGCATCCAGGTCAGGCGCGAGGGCGGTGAGGCGTTCGATATCGCAGCGGAGCAGCAGGTCGACGTGGCCGTAGACGTGGCCAAGGAGGAGGGCGTCGTGCAGGAGCGAGAGCCCGCCCGAGGCTTCCCACACGGCGTCGAGGGCGGCTTCGATGCTGCGGCGGTGCTGGGGTTGGCCGGCGGTGCTGAGCAGCACGAGCGGCTCGGGCAGCATGAAGTCGACCATGGTGTGGATGCGCCAGGCGATGTCGTTCTCGATGACGACCTCGTTCGTGGCCGCGTCGACCATCCGATCGTCGGACCAGGGGTCCCACGCGCCGCGGAGGCGGGGCGGGAGGCCGGTGGCTTGGGGGAGTTCGCCGCCCGGGCGGGTTGGCTCGTTTCGGAAGTAGCCCCAGAGCCAGCGGAGGCGCGGCGCGATGTCGCGCTCGTGCTCGGCCAGGATGATCTCGAGGGCCTGGGGCGAGAGGGTGGTGTCGGTGAAGGGTGCGAGGTTGAACGCCACGGGTGACCTCCCTTGGGTAAGGGCGTTGGGTGTTGGCCCCGTGAACTCGGGGGCCTCTACCTCACGGGCGGTCGGACGGGTGGCGGCGCGCGGGAGTGGTGTTTGGAAGTGGGCACTATGCGAGAATCACCCCGGAATTGCCGGGGATTCTGCGAAATCAGAATTGTGCTGGAGCTTGGTGTGATCGCGGCGTGGCATGCGCGCGGGAGAGGGGATGAAGAGGGATAACCACAGAGGCACAGAGACCCAGAG
It contains:
- a CDS encoding phage portal protein, which gives rise to MAFNLAPFTDTTLSPQALEIILAEHERDIAPRLRWLWGYFRNEPTRPGGELPQATGLPPRLRGAWDPWSDDRMVDAATNEVVIENDIAWRIHTMVDFMLPEPLVLLSTAGQPQHRRSIEAALDAVWEASGGLSLLHDALLLGHVYGHVDLLLRCDIERLTALAPDLDALLELPAEVLAEAIRVEAIDPSRGVPIVDPSDYRRLEAYAIDFTRRTSQTDEDDRHGRTLNTERVTEVLSGAWRQVYVDGELIAEGPNRASPGRVPVVHIQNIPQPLCYAGIGEVEPLTPLQDQLNTRLSDRAARVTMQSFKMYQNTLFRVFYMVLALLIVRSCTTIDQLPE